A genomic stretch from Arachis stenosperma cultivar V10309 chromosome 3, arast.V10309.gnm1.PFL2, whole genome shotgun sequence includes:
- the LOC130969357 gene encoding uncharacterized protein LOC130969357, whose protein sequence is MAFGFGSSKDESKGFRFLLLLALLYGLLSLLAYSVLYMKFVIPLGTHAPLDQFSEARAIQHVRVLAHEIDGRQEGRPGLKKAANYIVDQLESIKGRASSKFRFEIDETTVSGSFNMLFLGFNIALGYRNLPNIVARISSVDSRDTDPSILVNGHFDSPLGSPGASDCGSCVASMIEIARLIVDSDWAPSHPVIFLFNGAEELFMLGSHGFMKTHKWRDTIGAFINVEASGTGGPDMLCQSGPSSWPSSIYAEAAIYPMANSAAQDVFPVIPGDTDYRIFSEDYGNIPGLDIIFLLGGYFYHTSYDTVERLIPGSMQVRGDNLIRIIKAFTNSSKLQNAYQKNSSEDSAGIFNDERAIFFDYLSWFMIFYSRRVAKVLHTAPIFFFLVMSVICGSSYSWLATFCDFIKGFLFHALGIIFGIVVPVAFSLLRLLFSSQTMNWFGHPYLAFMMFIPCSLVGLLIPRIIWRRFPLSHDISTVKTSREALCDEARFWGAFGFYAVLTLVYLVAGLTGGFLTFLISAFMLPAWVSYCLSVKSFGRQSLRSTMFYILPLVPCLAYTVYFGGFLVQFLIEKMGMMGSLPPPYGHYVPDVIVSALVGVVTGWSMGPLLPICGQWLARSSILQFLLHLSVSALALSSQFFPYAMSAPKRIVFQHTFHTEGTNRIVESTYDFAVTDSNSLLFLFKNAPELAKELNVPSEFSFESASLSKRQDWMAIFPVSFLFSNSLKFPAKSDDIVKQYEFFPMLSVQNQHLNSEKGPRRVHLELYLGSLEEVWVAVLNITGPLSSWSFADNTLPGTETHDGGPPSYICRLSGSSDRNWTFWLEANSSEPLRVNLAVLDQKLVDPAKRLKGLLPDWVDAVTYSSFMSSYTF, encoded by the exons ATGGCGTTCGGTTTCGGATCATCCAAAGATGAATCGAAGGGTTTCAGGTTCCTATTGCTGCTCGCACTCTTGTACGGCCTCTTGTCCTTGCTTGCCTACTCCGTCCTCTACATGAAGTTCGTTATTCCCCTCGGAACCCACGCCCCTCTCGATCAATTCTCCGAAGCCAGAGCCATCCAACACGTTCGGGTGTTGGCGCATGAGATCGACGGTCGTCAA GAAGGACGGCCTGGATTGAAAAAAGCAGCCAACTATATTGTAGACCAGTTAGAATCAATAAAGGGGCGAGCTAGCTCCAAATTCAG ATTTGAGATTGACGAGACTACGGTAAGTGGCTCCTTCAATATGCTCTTTTTGGGGTTCAACATAGCTCTGGGATACAGAAATCTTCCTAATATTGTTGCGAG GATTTCATCTGTAGATTCGCGAGATACTGATCCGTCAATTTTAGTGAATGGACATTTTGATAGCCCCCTTGGTTCCCCTGGCGCTAGTGATTGTGGTTCATGTGTTG CATCAATGATAGAAATTGCAAGATTAATTGTGGACTCTGATTGGGCTCCCAGCCACccagttatttttctttttaacggCGCTGAAGAACTTTTCATGTTG GGTTCACATGGGTTCATGAAGACTCATAAATGGCGTGACACAATAGGAGCTTTTATAAATGTAGAGGCTTCTGGGACTGGTGGACCTG ATATGCTTTGCCAATCTGGACCCAGTTCTTGGCCTTCTAGTATCTATGCAGAAGCTGCAATATACCCTATGGCTAACAGTGCTGCTCAG GATGTTTTTCCTGTTATCCCTGGGGATACAGATTATCGAATATTTTCTGAAGACTATGGGAATATTCCTGGCCTTGACATTATCTTTCTCCTTGGTGGTTATTTTTACCATACCTCCTATGATACAGTAGAGAGGCTAAT ACCTGGAAGCATGCAAGTACGGGGGGATAATTTAATCCGCATAATAAAGGCTTTTACTAATTCTTCCAAGTTACAAAACGCATACCAAAAAAATTCAAGTGAAGATAGTGCTGGCATATTCAATGATGAGCGGGCGATTTTCTTTGATTACCTGTCATGGTTTATG ATATTCTATTCCAGAAGGGTAGCTAAAGTTCTTCACACTGCTcccatcttcttcttccttgttaTGTCCGTTATCTGTGGTAGTTCATATTCTTGGTTAGCAACTTTTTGTGATTTCATAAAAG GATTTCTATTCCATGCGCTTGGGATTATATTCGGAATTGTTGTTCCTGTTGCATTTTCATTGTTGAGATTGTTGTTTTCGTCTCAGACAATGAATTG GTTTGGTCATCCATACTTGGCTTTCATGATGTTTATCCCTTGCTCCCTTGTTGGTCTTTTAATTCCAAGAATTATCTGGAGACGCTTTCCTCTTTCTCATGACATTTCAACTGTCAAGACATCAAGAGAG GCTCTATGTGATGAAGCAAGGTTCTGGGGAGCATTTGGGTTCTATGCCGTATTAACTTTG GTTTATCTTGTAGCTGGGTTGACTGGAGGTTTTCTGACTTTTTTAATATCTGCATTCATGCTTCCTGCATGGGTATCCTACTGCTTATCAGTCAAATCCTTTGGACGCCAATCACTCAG ATCAACTATGTTTTACATATTACCACTAGTTCCATGCCTTGCCTATACTGTTTATTTTGGCGGCTTTCTTGTCCAGTTTCTAATAGAGAAGATGGGCATGATGGGTTCTCTTCCTCCTCCATACG GGCACTATGTTCCTGATGTCATTGTGTCTGCATTAGTTGGTGTTGTAACTGGTTGGTCCATGGGTCCTCTATTGCCCATTTGTGGGCAGTGGCTAGCCAGGTCATCCATCTTGCAATTTCTGCTGCATCTCAGTGTGTCTGCTTTGGCATTATCATCTCAGTTCTTTCCTTATGCCATGTCTGCACCGAAGAGGATTGTTTTTCAGCATACTTTCCATACTGAAG GCACAAATAGGATTGTGGAATCCACATATGATTTTGCTGTAACTGATTCCAATTCATTacttttccttttcaaaaatgCACCTGAGTTGGCAAAGGAATTGAATGTTCCTTCCGAATTTTCATTTGAATCAGCATCGCTTTCTAAACGCCAAGATTGGATG GCAATTTTTCCAGTCAGTTTTCTCTTTTCAAATAGTCTGAAGTTCCCTGCAAAAAGTGATGATATTGTGAAGCAGTATGAATTCTTTCCCATGTTATCTGTTCAGAATCAACACTTAAATTCTGAAAAGGGACCAAGGAGAGTCCACTTGGAGCTCTATTTAGG TTCCCTAGAAGAGGTCTGGGTTGCAGTTCTTAACATCACTGGCCCTTTATCCAGTTGGTCATTTGCTGATAATAC